In Myxococcus stipitatus, the following are encoded in one genomic region:
- the gluQRS gene encoding tRNA glutamyl-Q(34) synthetase GluQRS — protein sequence MSDFRGRFAPSPTGRMHLGNIRSALLGWLQARAAHGRFLLRIEDLDRARCKPQYVDDLMRDLRWLGLDWDETPLVQSQRDEVYREALSSLEREGLVYPCFCTRAEIARAASAPHGLSEEGPRYPGTCARLTREQQAERAKTRPPAWRFRARSGEVRFVDALMGPYTQDVEAVVGDFVVRRNDGVASYQLAVVVDDAATHISHVLRGDDLLSSTPRQLQLHEALGSQAPGFLHVPLVMGEDGKRLAKREGAFALAELRERGLDPERVLGLLAAWSGLGDGTPRTLVELVKSFSVEALPRAPVVAKEAQLIEALGLR from the coding sequence ATGAGCGACTTTCGCGGGCGCTTCGCCCCCAGCCCCACCGGGCGCATGCACCTGGGCAACATCCGCAGCGCGCTGCTCGGCTGGCTTCAGGCCCGCGCCGCTCATGGCCGCTTCCTCCTGCGCATCGAGGACCTGGACCGCGCGCGCTGCAAACCCCAGTACGTCGACGACCTGATGAGAGACTTGCGCTGGCTCGGGCTCGACTGGGATGAGACGCCGCTCGTCCAGAGCCAGCGCGACGAGGTCTACCGCGAGGCGCTGTCATCCCTGGAGCGAGAGGGGCTCGTCTATCCGTGCTTCTGCACTCGCGCGGAGATTGCCCGCGCCGCCAGCGCGCCCCATGGGCTCTCCGAAGAAGGCCCGCGCTACCCCGGCACCTGCGCGCGCCTCACGCGTGAGCAGCAGGCGGAGCGCGCGAAGACCCGTCCCCCGGCCTGGCGCTTCCGCGCGCGCTCCGGTGAGGTGCGCTTCGTCGATGCGCTGATGGGGCCGTACACCCAGGACGTCGAGGCCGTGGTGGGTGACTTCGTGGTGCGCCGCAATGACGGCGTCGCCAGCTACCAGCTCGCCGTCGTCGTGGATGACGCCGCCACGCACATCTCCCACGTGCTGCGCGGTGATGACCTGCTCTCCTCCACCCCTCGGCAGCTCCAGCTCCATGAGGCCCTGGGCTCTCAAGCGCCCGGCTTCCTCCATGTCCCCCTTGTGATGGGTGAGGACGGCAAGCGCCTGGCCAAGCGCGAGGGGGCCTTCGCGCTCGCTGAGTTGCGCGAGCGGGGGCTCGACCCCGAGCGGGTGCTGGGCCTGCTCGCCGCGTGGAGCGGGCTCGGAGACGGGACACCTCGGACGCTCGTGGAGTTGGTGAAGTCCTTCTCGGTGGAGGCCCTGCCCCGCGCACCCGTGGTGGCGAAAGAGGCACAGCTCATCGAGGCACTCGGCCTGCGGTGA
- a CDS encoding DUF4081 domain-containing protein, whose translation MPVSVEQLGPQDADALRALLSKDPVHNLYLLGLLEEFGIAARGRVPFAFYGRFDNQQLTAAVFVGGDGGLVVPSASDASATSVIADALASTLRLRATVGDKSSVDALLRSLSPGKPRLSRTQRLFAVSADDLGPFTNPLLRLAREEDLPRLLPLAQGYVREALERDPLSEDPRGYESRVIQRVRQRRTYVLEENNALVLKLDIGSRSQYGAELEGLYTLPSERGKGHATLCLGQISRHLLSSLPRLTMRIDERDESTARIARKVGYLAGRTWRMVLVE comes from the coding sequence ATGCCCGTCTCCGTTGAACAGCTTGGCCCTCAGGACGCGGATGCCCTGCGGGCACTGCTTTCCAAGGACCCGGTCCACAACCTCTACCTGCTGGGGTTGCTGGAGGAGTTCGGCATCGCCGCGCGGGGCCGGGTGCCCTTCGCCTTCTACGGCCGCTTCGACAACCAGCAGCTCACCGCCGCGGTGTTCGTGGGCGGAGACGGCGGCCTCGTCGTGCCCAGCGCCAGTGACGCCAGCGCCACCAGCGTCATCGCGGACGCGCTGGCGTCCACGCTGCGCCTGCGGGCCACGGTGGGGGACAAGTCCTCCGTGGACGCGCTCTTGCGCAGCCTGTCCCCCGGCAAGCCCCGGCTGTCGCGCACGCAGCGGCTGTTCGCCGTGTCCGCGGATGACCTGGGCCCGTTCACCAACCCGCTCTTGCGGCTCGCGCGCGAGGAGGACCTGCCCAGGCTGTTGCCCCTGGCGCAGGGCTACGTGCGCGAGGCGCTTGAGCGAGACCCGCTGTCGGAGGACCCGCGCGGCTACGAGTCGCGGGTCATCCAGCGCGTGCGCCAGCGCCGCACGTACGTGCTGGAGGAGAACAACGCGCTGGTGCTCAAGCTCGACATCGGCAGCCGCTCCCAGTACGGCGCGGAGCTGGAGGGGCTCTACACGCTGCCCTCCGAGCGCGGGAAGGGCCACGCGACGCTGTGCCTGGGGCAGATTTCCCGGCACCTGTTGTCCTCGCTGCCCCGGCTGACGATGCGCATCGACGAGCGCGACGAGAGCACCGCCCGCATCGCCCGCAAGGTCGGGTACCTGGCGGGCCGCACCTGGCGGATGGTGCTGGTGGAGTAG
- a CDS encoding metallophosphoesterase has product MRFIHCSDVHITDDYFALPLRRLGWRRWVALAELTVGGRAKRYARAPHALSAIAREVERHAADHFILSGDLTAYALDSEFRGAREALGSLVEDPRRCTIIPGNHDVYTPGSHQKGRFAHYFGHLLHSDLPEYRGEGAFPFVRLLGTEAAVVGLLSARVPFTPGLSYGVIGDAQLGALSAVLKDPRLEGRAVLVVVHHAPLTRQGHADHWHHGLRDAQALLRLLPGPRHAVLHGHIHQRYHHPATADRPHIFGAGSSTEEGREGYWLIEVSQGQVVGGEMRTPRL; this is encoded by the coding sequence ATGCGCTTCATCCACTGCTCCGACGTGCACATCACCGACGACTACTTCGCGCTGCCCCTCCGGCGGTTGGGCTGGCGGCGCTGGGTGGCCCTGGCCGAGCTCACGGTGGGTGGCCGCGCGAAGCGCTATGCCCGCGCGCCCCACGCGCTCTCCGCCATCGCCCGCGAAGTCGAGCGCCACGCCGCCGACCACTTCATCCTCTCCGGAGACCTCACCGCCTACGCGCTCGACAGCGAGTTCCGTGGCGCGCGAGAGGCCCTGGGCTCATTGGTGGAGGACCCTCGCCGCTGCACCATCATCCCCGGCAACCACGACGTCTACACGCCGGGCAGCCACCAGAAGGGCCGCTTCGCCCACTACTTCGGTCATCTGCTGCACAGTGACCTTCCGGAGTATCGCGGCGAGGGCGCCTTCCCCTTCGTGCGGCTGCTGGGCACCGAGGCCGCCGTCGTGGGGCTCTTGTCCGCGCGTGTCCCTTTCACCCCGGGGCTTTCGTACGGTGTCATCGGCGACGCGCAGTTGGGCGCGTTGTCCGCCGTGTTGAAGGACCCGAGGCTGGAGGGGCGCGCGGTGCTCGTCGTGGTCCACCACGCCCCGCTGACGCGGCAGGGACACGCGGACCATTGGCACCACGGACTGCGTGATGCGCAGGCCCTGCTCCGGTTGTTGCCTGGACCGCGCCATGCCGTGCTGCACGGCCACATCCATCAGCGCTATCACCACCCGGCCACCGCGGACCGCCCGCACATCTTCGGCGCGGGCTCCTCCACGGAGGAGGGCCGGGAGGGCTACTGGCTCATCGAGGTCTCTCAGGGCCAGGTCGTCGGTGGCGAGATGCGGACGCCGCGCCTGTGA
- the rlmN gene encoding 23S rRNA (adenine(2503)-C(2))-methyltransferase RlmN, whose protein sequence is MPSSDTPTNLYDLTRPALGALLSDWGFRPHHRDVLWTGLYRQQARELEELEGLRPDLRDKLRAHTRLGHLTTHHEAFSSDGYTHKLLLRLEDGQTIETVLMRFKGRATVCISTQAGCAMGCVFCATGQMGLSRHLTPGEIVGQILHVRRILRESGESLRNIVLMGMGEPLHNYDNTMAAVDVLVDPLGLAMAPRFITLSTVGVVPGIRRLADEDRPVQLAVSLHGATDEERAALVPAGRRWPLAELMDACRYYIARRKRRIFFEWTLIAGRNDTPEHANTLGALLSGMDAHVNVIPLNPTVGYDGGPSQPASVRAFQDTLMAHGIPSTVRQRRGIDIDAGCGQLKSTVERRSRRSLPTSP, encoded by the coding sequence ATGCCGTCCTCCGACACGCCCACCAACCTCTACGACCTGACGCGGCCCGCGCTGGGCGCGCTGCTGTCCGACTGGGGCTTCCGGCCCCACCACCGCGATGTGCTGTGGACGGGGCTGTACCGCCAGCAAGCCCGCGAGCTCGAGGAACTGGAAGGCCTGCGCCCGGACCTCAGAGACAAGCTGCGCGCCCACACCCGGCTGGGACACCTGACGACCCACCACGAGGCCTTCAGCTCGGACGGCTACACGCACAAGCTCCTGCTGCGTCTGGAAGACGGGCAGACCATCGAGACCGTCCTCATGCGCTTCAAGGGCCGCGCGACGGTGTGCATCAGCACCCAGGCCGGCTGCGCCATGGGCTGTGTCTTCTGCGCCACCGGACAGATGGGCCTGTCACGTCACCTGACGCCGGGCGAAATCGTGGGGCAGATTCTCCATGTACGGCGCATCCTTCGCGAGTCCGGAGAGTCGCTGCGCAACATCGTCCTCATGGGCATGGGCGAGCCCCTCCACAACTACGACAACACGATGGCCGCGGTGGATGTCCTCGTGGACCCATTGGGCCTGGCGATGGCGCCGCGCTTCATCACCTTGAGCACCGTGGGCGTGGTGCCCGGCATCCGGCGCCTCGCGGACGAGGACCGTCCGGTGCAACTGGCCGTCAGCCTCCACGGCGCCACGGACGAGGAGCGCGCGGCGCTGGTCCCCGCGGGACGGCGCTGGCCCCTGGCGGAGCTGATGGACGCGTGCCGCTACTACATCGCCCGACGCAAGCGCCGCATCTTCTTCGAGTGGACGCTCATCGCCGGACGCAACGACACGCCTGAACACGCGAACACGTTGGGCGCGTTGCTCTCCGGCATGGACGCGCACGTCAACGTGATTCCCCTCAATCCCACGGTGGGTTACGACGGTGGCCCCAGCCAGCCCGCGTCGGTGCGCGCCTTCCAGGACACGCTGATGGCGCACGGCATCCCCAGCACCGTGCGTCAACGCCGCGGCATCGACATCGACGCGGGCTGCGGTCAGCTCAAGTCCACGGTGGAGCGGCGCTCACGGCGTTCACTTCCCACCAGCCCGTGA
- a CDS encoding phosphoenolpyruvate carboxykinase (GTP), producing the protein MASTQAAAAGTQAPTKNPTLLAWVARMAEMTQPDSIVWCDGSEDEKKRLTDQAVKEGILIPLNQEKRPGCYLHRSNPNDVARVEHLTFICTPNKTDAGPTNNWMEPEEAYTKLGQLFTGSMKGRTMYVVPYAMGPIGSPFTKIGVELTDSVYVVLNMRIMARMGKQALDMLGDSDDFNRGLHSTGDVNPDRRYICHFPQDNTIWSFGSGYGGNVLLGKKCLALRIGSYLGREEGWLAEHMLILGVTSPKGETTYVAAAFPSACGKTNFAMMIPPAEYKGWKIETVGDDIAWMRPGPDGRLYAINPEAGYFGVVPGTNYKTNPNAMETIAKDTLFTNVALTPDGDVWWEGKDGEVPEELTDWQGRPWKKGSAEKAAHPNSRFTAPMSNNPVLSSKANDPMGVPISAIIFGGRRSNTVPLVIQAFNWTHGVFLGATMGSETTAAATGKVGVVRRDPMAMLPFCGYHMGDYLQHWLDMQKSIGQLPKIFQVNWFRQDKNGKFLWPGYGENMRVLEWVVNRVHGRVPTKETLLGWVPRQDEGLNLKGLDIPAETVAEATSIKEDEWKSELKSQEVFFEQLGTKAPEALMLQRKLLISRLGG; encoded by the coding sequence ATGGCTTCGACACAAGCTGCGGCGGCGGGCACGCAGGCCCCCACGAAGAACCCCACGCTGCTGGCCTGGGTGGCCAGGATGGCCGAGATGACCCAGCCAGACAGCATTGTCTGGTGTGACGGCTCCGAGGACGAGAAGAAGCGTCTGACGGACCAGGCGGTGAAGGAGGGCATCCTCATCCCGCTGAATCAGGAGAAGCGTCCCGGCTGCTACCTGCACCGCTCCAACCCGAACGACGTGGCGCGCGTGGAGCACCTCACGTTCATCTGCACGCCCAACAAGACGGACGCGGGCCCCACCAACAACTGGATGGAGCCGGAAGAGGCGTACACGAAGCTGGGCCAGCTCTTCACCGGCAGCATGAAGGGCCGCACCATGTACGTGGTGCCCTACGCCATGGGCCCCATCGGCAGCCCGTTCACCAAGATTGGCGTGGAGCTGACCGACAGCGTCTACGTGGTGCTGAACATGCGCATCATGGCGCGCATGGGCAAGCAGGCCCTGGACATGCTGGGTGACAGCGACGACTTCAACCGCGGCCTGCACAGCACGGGCGACGTCAACCCGGACCGCCGCTACATCTGTCACTTCCCCCAGGACAACACCATCTGGAGCTTCGGCTCGGGATATGGCGGCAACGTCCTGCTCGGCAAGAAATGCCTCGCGCTGCGCATCGGCAGCTACCTGGGCCGCGAGGAGGGGTGGCTGGCCGAGCACATGCTCATCCTCGGCGTGACGAGCCCCAAGGGCGAGACGACCTACGTCGCCGCGGCCTTCCCGTCCGCGTGTGGCAAGACGAACTTCGCCATGATGATTCCGCCCGCCGAGTACAAGGGCTGGAAGATTGAGACGGTGGGCGACGACATCGCGTGGATGCGCCCGGGCCCGGATGGCCGCCTGTACGCCATCAACCCGGAGGCCGGCTACTTCGGCGTCGTCCCGGGCACCAACTACAAGACCAACCCCAACGCGATGGAGACCATCGCCAAGGACACGCTGTTCACCAACGTGGCGCTGACGCCCGACGGTGACGTGTGGTGGGAAGGCAAGGACGGCGAGGTCCCCGAGGAGCTCACCGACTGGCAGGGCCGCCCCTGGAAGAAGGGCAGCGCGGAGAAGGCGGCGCACCCCAACAGCCGCTTCACCGCGCCCATGAGCAACAACCCCGTGCTCAGCTCCAAGGCGAACGACCCGATGGGCGTGCCCATCTCCGCCATCATCTTCGGCGGCCGCCGCTCCAACACCGTCCCGCTGGTCATCCAGGCCTTCAACTGGACCCACGGCGTGTTCCTGGGCGCCACCATGGGCAGCGAGACGACGGCCGCCGCCACCGGCAAGGTCGGCGTCGTGCGCCGCGACCCCATGGCCATGCTGCCCTTCTGCGGCTACCACATGGGCGACTACCTCCAGCACTGGCTGGACATGCAGAAGTCCATCGGCCAGCTGCCCAAGATCTTCCAGGTCAACTGGTTCCGGCAGGACAAGAACGGCAAGTTCCTGTGGCCGGGCTACGGCGAGAACATGCGCGTCCTGGAGTGGGTGGTGAACCGCGTGCACGGCCGCGTCCCCACGAAGGAGACGCTGCTGGGCTGGGTGCCGCGTCAGGACGAGGGCCTCAACCTCAAGGGCCTGGACATCCCCGCCGAGACGGTGGCCGAGGCGACCTCCATCAAGGAGGACGAGTGGAAGAGCGAGCTCAAGAGCCAGGAGGTCTTCTTCGAGCAGCTGGGCACCAAGGCGCCCGAGGCGCTCATGCTCCAGCGCAAGCTGCTGATTTCCCGGCTGGGCGGGTAA
- a CDS encoding ABC transporter substrate-binding protein: MKTLGFMTCCAVLLAGCSFTTASGLTECESSADCDSNQVCSSGGFCLPQPEGCGERVGPTTGNPIVLGAALSLTNSDGRDESEYQSLNAIKLALDEINQREGVGGRPFNLLICDTRSDPNRAKVQADWLVKERGVPAIFTSGSGQTIAISSITIPNNVLLMSHTATSPDIANLSDKTAASGDVGLVWRTAPSDLLQGRIVADLVRNARPLQNGDRPFATTSTVSLVYVDDAYGQGLFNTILTRLGTERQTSSASYPRNGDVTAAVNRIVDTKPDVAVMAGFSEDNAKLIAQVGTRGRTTQTYFFTDASKEAGLFTALGAQRSLVEGAYGTAPAQVRPGDTVYLTFRERFRATYDNDPGQFSFTAHAYDSMYLVALGAAFAAGPDVNSPQPITGDRIAQGLSKVTPGANVQANRFALGFSQFTDARNEIRTGKVINVQGASGALDFDATGEASSEYELFRIEGGAFKTIELISPPST; encoded by the coding sequence ATGAAGACCCTGGGATTCATGACGTGCTGCGCGGTGCTCCTGGCCGGCTGCAGCTTCACCACCGCGAGCGGCCTCACCGAGTGTGAGTCGAGCGCGGATTGCGACAGCAACCAGGTCTGCTCCAGCGGAGGCTTCTGCCTGCCGCAGCCGGAGGGCTGTGGTGAGCGGGTGGGCCCCACCACGGGCAACCCCATCGTGCTGGGCGCGGCGCTGTCGCTGACGAACTCGGATGGCCGCGACGAGTCGGAGTACCAGTCGCTCAACGCCATCAAGCTGGCGTTGGATGAAATCAACCAGCGCGAGGGCGTGGGGGGCCGGCCCTTCAACCTGCTCATCTGCGACACGCGCTCCGACCCGAACCGCGCGAAGGTCCAGGCCGATTGGTTGGTGAAGGAGCGGGGCGTGCCGGCCATCTTCACGTCCGGCAGCGGGCAGACCATCGCCATCAGCAGCATCACCATCCCCAACAACGTGCTGTTGATGAGCCACACGGCCACCAGCCCCGACATCGCCAACCTGAGCGACAAGACGGCGGCCTCCGGCGACGTGGGCCTGGTGTGGCGCACGGCGCCGTCCGACCTGCTCCAGGGCCGCATCGTCGCGGACCTGGTGCGCAACGCGCGGCCGCTGCAGAACGGGGACCGCCCCTTCGCGACCACGTCCACGGTGAGCCTCGTCTACGTGGACGACGCCTACGGCCAGGGCCTGTTCAACACGATTCTCACCCGGCTGGGCACGGAGCGGCAGACGTCCTCCGCCTCATACCCGCGCAACGGCGACGTCACCGCGGCGGTGAACCGCATCGTCGACACCAAGCCCGACGTGGCGGTGATGGCGGGCTTCTCCGAGGACAACGCGAAGCTCATCGCGCAGGTGGGCACGCGGGGCCGCACGACGCAGACGTACTTCTTCACGGACGCGAGCAAGGAGGCCGGACTCTTCACGGCGCTGGGCGCGCAGCGCAGCCTGGTGGAAGGCGCCTACGGCACCGCTCCCGCGCAGGTCCGTCCGGGCGACACGGTGTACCTCACCTTCCGCGAGCGCTTCCGGGCCACCTACGACAATGACCCGGGGCAGTTCTCCTTCACGGCGCACGCCTACGACTCCATGTACCTGGTGGCGCTGGGCGCGGCCTTCGCGGCGGGCCCGGACGTCAACAGCCCGCAGCCCATCACCGGCGACCGCATCGCGCAGGGGCTCTCCAAGGTGACGCCGGGCGCCAACGTGCAGGCCAACCGGTTCGCGCTGGGCTTCAGCCAGTTCACGGATGCCCGCAACGAGATTCGCACGGGCAAGGTCATCAACGTGCAGGGCGCCAGCGGCGCGCTGGACTTCGATGCCACGGGTGAGGCGTCCTCCGAGTACGAGCTGTTCCGCATCGAGGGCGGGGCCTTCAAGACCATCGAGCTCATCAGCCCGCCGTCGACCTGA
- a CDS encoding patatin-like phospholipase family protein has translation MNPSRTYLLCLAAMAALSSGCFLRTGYVLEALNAPSEPETPPLPISIRERVGRLTRSHLMDAYANPAEVARWMSALGSAPEPILEQVECLRANAGGSNATCYDTFLKKTLGGGVWGLPAAPRTVDPSAPSAAEVDTQRFLANALGIASSLVAFGDSLSDPLNPHHVTQGLREGAESTAQYISARRWSRKLGRPSNAVVLSGGGANGAFSAGAMWRLLGILESCRGKPAPEGCGDARIDLAAGTSTGALISTMVDLFHTPGQEKKARDVLIANYTCSVESDLYCVNSTWVWKIASDLKGLVRFDGVQNKLRDAVVPAQLSNGTELVAVSVDFNTGDVHGVSDQDPATFPPTATDAQKVDGLINAVLASIVEPVLAEPVPWVPSREGRLEGTFLDGGVRSGLPLLQAVQRGAERVLILSTRGLQTPPTQPPENAVSTLMRTIDLFVAQPFVGEVQQAELAAVSRRFAEYNVCSLRLAQVENPDAVPAYCQRTGQGFVPVEPKSLRAATSMWMGPAHFGQVASSWRATWMFRPESSLATANGYAFSPKVMRPLFKDGVKTLQQRCAEVLRLFEIHGSLAQDECARPVEDVVQEAESHFAPEGQCTRGKPDQRSCD, from the coding sequence ATGAATCCAAGCCGTACCTACCTGCTGTGCCTCGCGGCGATGGCCGCGCTGTCGAGCGGCTGCTTCCTGCGCACCGGCTATGTCCTGGAGGCGCTCAACGCGCCCTCGGAGCCCGAGACGCCGCCCCTGCCCATCTCCATTCGCGAACGCGTGGGACGGCTCACGCGCTCGCACCTCATGGATGCCTACGCCAACCCCGCCGAGGTGGCGCGCTGGATGTCCGCGCTGGGGAGCGCCCCCGAGCCCATCCTCGAGCAGGTGGAATGTCTGCGCGCGAACGCCGGAGGCAGCAACGCGACCTGTTACGACACCTTCCTGAAGAAGACCCTGGGGGGCGGAGTCTGGGGACTGCCCGCCGCGCCGCGCACCGTCGACCCGAGCGCCCCCTCCGCCGCGGAGGTGGACACGCAGCGCTTCCTGGCCAACGCGCTGGGCATCGCCTCATCGCTGGTGGCCTTCGGTGATTCGCTGTCGGACCCGCTCAATCCCCACCACGTCACCCAGGGCCTGCGCGAGGGCGCCGAGTCCACCGCGCAGTACATCAGCGCCCGCCGCTGGAGCCGGAAGCTGGGGCGCCCGTCGAACGCGGTGGTGCTCAGCGGCGGCGGCGCCAATGGTGCATTCAGCGCCGGAGCGATGTGGCGGCTGCTGGGCATCCTGGAGTCGTGCCGGGGCAAGCCCGCGCCGGAGGGCTGCGGGGACGCACGCATCGACCTGGCGGCGGGCACCAGCACCGGCGCCCTCATCAGCACCATGGTGGACCTGTTCCACACGCCCGGCCAGGAGAAGAAGGCGCGCGACGTGCTCATCGCCAACTACACCTGCTCGGTGGAGTCGGACCTCTACTGCGTCAACTCGACGTGGGTGTGGAAGATTGCCTCGGACCTGAAGGGCCTGGTCCGCTTCGACGGTGTCCAGAACAAGCTGCGCGACGCCGTCGTCCCCGCGCAGCTCTCCAACGGCACGGAGCTGGTGGCCGTCTCCGTGGACTTCAACACCGGCGATGTCCACGGCGTCAGCGACCAGGACCCGGCCACCTTCCCGCCCACCGCCACCGACGCGCAGAAGGTGGACGGCCTCATCAACGCGGTGCTGGCCTCCATCGTCGAGCCGGTGCTCGCCGAGCCCGTGCCCTGGGTGCCGTCGCGCGAGGGGCGGCTCGAGGGCACCTTCCTGGATGGCGGCGTGCGCTCCGGACTGCCGCTGCTGCAAGCCGTCCAGCGCGGCGCCGAGCGCGTGCTCATCCTCTCCACGCGGGGACTCCAGACGCCGCCCACGCAGCCTCCGGAGAACGCCGTCAGCACGCTGATGCGCACCATCGACCTGTTCGTGGCCCAGCCCTTCGTGGGCGAGGTGCAGCAGGCGGAGCTGGCCGCCGTCAGCCGCCGCTTCGCCGAGTACAACGTCTGCTCCTTGCGCCTGGCCCAGGTGGAGAATCCGGACGCCGTGCCCGCCTACTGCCAGCGCACCGGCCAGGGCTTCGTGCCCGTGGAGCCCAAGTCCCTGCGCGCCGCCACCAGCATGTGGATGGGCCCCGCCCATTTCGGGCAGGTGGCGTCGAGCTGGCGCGCCACGTGGATGTTCCGCCCGGAGTCCTCGCTGGCGACGGCCAACGGCTACGCGTTCTCCCCCAAGGTGATGCGCCCGCTCTTCAAGGACGGCGTGAAGACGCTCCAGCAGCGGTGCGCGGAGGTGCTGCGGCTGTTCGAGATTCACGGCTCGCTCGCGCAGGACGAGTGCGCGCGGCCCGTGGAGGACGTCGTCCAGGAGGCCGAGTCCCACTTCGCCCCCGAGGGCCAGTGCACCCGCGGAAAGCCAGACCAGCGCTCCTGCGATTGA
- a CDS encoding AgmX/PglI C-terminal domain-containing protein: MPQRSLIRWVAIPLLCLGLLLLIAALSAWLTQPLTSPRPEGTPPPPTDAVETAPTPPVPEPSPPDLPSVPVVPPPAFPSPQTAVPVLPGPGKPDPRRIVSAEPVIESSEGDLRPEDVRAALKAVTPLVQQCFEDAAQRNRGTQSVKLRFNVESRGEGKGHMDRGEVLASTIPDPMVQACVVDSLLDIGFTTPSRGGKATVVYPFEFREPGETGR, from the coding sequence ATGCCTCAACGTTCTCTCATCCGCTGGGTCGCCATCCCCCTGCTCTGCCTGGGCCTGCTGCTGCTCATCGCGGCCCTGTCCGCCTGGCTCACCCAGCCCCTCACGTCGCCACGTCCAGAGGGGACACCGCCCCCTCCCACGGACGCCGTGGAGACCGCGCCCACCCCGCCCGTCCCCGAGCCATCGCCGCCCGACCTCCCGAGCGTCCCCGTGGTGCCGCCCCCCGCCTTCCCCTCGCCCCAGACCGCCGTCCCCGTCCTGCCCGGCCCCGGAAAGCCCGACCCGCGCCGCATCGTGTCCGCCGAGCCCGTCATCGAATCCTCCGAGGGAGACCTCCGCCCGGAGGATGTCCGCGCCGCCCTGAAGGCCGTGACTCCGCTCGTGCAGCAATGTTTCGAGGATGCGGCACAGCGCAACCGAGGAACACAATCCGTGAAGCTGCGCTTCAACGTGGAGTCACGGGGCGAGGGCAAGGGGCACATGGACCGGGGCGAGGTGCTGGCCAGCACCATCCCGGACCCCATGGTCCAGGCCTGCGTAGTGGATTCCCTCCTGGACATCGGCTTCACCACCCCGTCACGAGGGGGGAAGGCCACGGTGGTCTACCCCTTCGAGTTCCGCGAGCCGGGGGAGACTGGCCGGTGA
- a CDS encoding tRNA-(ms[2]io[6]A)-hydroxylase, whose amino-acid sequence MSSRPTPSRRPLSGEGPVILHSATDPRWLPLALEHFDAVLVDHAHCEKKAAANALSLLQAYPDLPGLPAQMARLAREESAHLARVLELMDARGLTLTKDAGDPYAQGLQKLVRTPAQERRMDRLLVAAIIEARSCERLSLLAEGLTDPALARFYGELAQSEDGHQSLFFRLAVTASGGDDAGVRERLEWMLEHEARVLEQVGLRAAIH is encoded by the coding sequence ATGAGCAGCCGTCCCACGCCGTCCCGCCGTCCCCTCTCCGGAGAGGGCCCCGTCATCCTCCACTCCGCCACGGACCCGCGCTGGCTCCCGCTGGCGCTCGAGCACTTCGACGCGGTGCTGGTGGACCACGCTCACTGCGAGAAGAAGGCCGCCGCCAACGCGTTGTCGCTGCTCCAGGCCTACCCGGACCTGCCCGGGCTGCCCGCGCAGATGGCCCGCCTGGCCCGCGAGGAGAGCGCGCACCTGGCCCGCGTGCTGGAGCTGATGGACGCGCGCGGCCTGACGCTGACGAAGGACGCGGGGGACCCGTACGCCCAGGGCCTCCAGAAGCTGGTGCGCACGCCCGCGCAGGAGCGGCGCATGGACCGGCTGCTCGTCGCGGCCATCATCGAGGCGCGCTCCTGTGAGCGGCTGTCACTGCTCGCAGAGGGCCTCACGGACCCGGCCCTCGCCCGCTTCTACGGAGAGCTGGCCCAGTCCGAGGACGGACACCAGTCCCTCTTCTTCCGCCTCGCCGTCACGGCGTCGGGGGGCGATGACGCCGGCGTGCGCGAGCGGCTGGAGTGGATGCTGGAGCACGAGGCGCGCGTGCTGGAGCAAGTCGGCCTTCGCGCCGCCATCCACTGA